The Lolium perenne chloroplast, complete genome genome window below encodes:
- the psbA gene encoding photosystem II protein D1: MTAILERRESTSLWGRFCNWITSTENRLYIGWFGVLMIPTLLTATSVFIIAFIAAPPVDIDGIREPVSGSLLYGNNIISGAIIPTSAAIGLHFYPIWEAASVDEWLYNGGPYELIVLHFLLGVACYMGREWELSFRLGMRPWIAVAYSAPVAAATAVFLIYPIGQGSFSDGMPLGISGTFNFMIVFQAEHNILMHPFHMLGVAGVFGGSLFSAMHGSLVTSSLIRETTENESANEGYKFGQEEETYNIVAAHGYFGRLIFQYASFNNSRSLHFFLAAWPVVGIWFTALGISTMAFNLNGFNFNQSVVDSQGRVINTWADIINRANLGMEVMHERNAHNFPLDLAALEVPSLNG, encoded by the coding sequence ATGACTGCAATTTTAGAGAGACGCGAAAGTACAAGCCTGTGGGGTCGCTTCTGCAACTGGATAACTAGCACTGAAAACCGTCTTTACATCGGATGGTTCGGTGTTTTGATGATCCCTACTTTATTGACCGCAACTTCTGTATTTATTATCGCCTTCATCGCTGCCCCTCCAGTAGATATTGATGGTATTCGTGAGCCTGTTTCTGGTTCTTTACTTTATGGAAACAATATTATCTCTGGTGCTATTATTCCTACTTCGGCGGCGATCGGATTGCACTTTTACCCAATTTGGGAAGCTGCATCTGTTGATGAGTGGTTATACAATGGTGGTCCTTATGAGCTAATTGTTCTACACTTCTTACTTGGTGTAGCTTGTTATATGGGTCGTGAGTGGGAACTTAGTTTCCGTTTGGGTATGCGTCCTTGGATTGCTGTTGCATACTCAGCTCCTGTTGCGGCTGCTACTGCTGTTTTCTTGATTTACCCTATTGGTCAAGGAAGCTTCTCTGATGGTATGCCTTTAGGAATATCTGGTACTTTCAACTTTATGATTGTATTCCAGGCAGAGCACAACATCCTTATGCATCCATTCCACATGTTAGGTGTAGCTGGTGTATTCGGCGGCTCCCTATTTAGTGCTATGCATGGTTCCTTGGTAACCTCTAGTTTGATCAGGGAAACTACTGAAAATGAATCTGCTAATGAGGGTTACAAATTTGGTCAAGAGGAAGAGACTTATAATATTGTGGCTGCTCATGGTTATTTTGGCCGATTAATCTTCCAATATGCTAGTTTCAACAACTCTCGTTCTTTACACTTCTTCTTGGCTGCTTGGCCTGTAGTAGGAATCTGGTTCACTGCTTTAGGTATTAGTACTATGGCTTTCAACCTAAATGGTTTCAATTTCAACCAATCTGTAGTTGATAGTCAAGGTCGCGTTATTAATACTTGGGCTGATATCATCAACCGAGCTAATCTTGGTATGGAAGTAATGCACGAACGTAATGCTCACAACTTCCCTCTAGACCTAGCTGCTCTTGAAGTTCCATCTCTTAATGGATAA